One window of Siniperca chuatsi isolate FFG_IHB_CAS linkage group LG15, ASM2008510v1, whole genome shotgun sequence genomic DNA carries:
- the LOC122861336 gene encoding inversin-A, with the protein MMRPKDLRQGSGTKTFLDAMHGGKVHLARFILDALDGRIINSKTENSRTPLMYAVCLQDPGTRAKFTQLLLEKGADVNFQDEDGRTALSLACEMGHLDVVKLLVQFNADPDISDAWGNSAMMYAAFSGHSQVLEFLVRAFKRLGLRLDRTNNAGHSAIEVANFFGHNQCVQILNFPCRRGVGIDDPLADSGTNGEGEYRLPNRLPRHVLERFSKQLNSNEDQLPGVFQRQLKIGDSSGLWNRFRCPRSQSQEDNHRPDWALPPQLEKSQIEGDHSALFTTKQLQNWQLRDLRGAKTLNSLPEPSQKDVSRDTALQEHTPVSFPLWGKAKSFNLDLLSSRKQSYQGDVRDMSLSASKLKRASLQDERCLIDKMECQGNNRGLTNDADKTVPVPKPLLNSKSQPTRAFEENVKSQKEEAIDMAPSSRREQQKRGSFGPTSRHNKLLFARGEMESGKIPSHTPGFMGLGTRLLRRFTAPEFMRMVIDCSSGSSNGRGRMSRSETFPLSHRHQQVNSQPSVDSISGVKCEFESCSSQSALD; encoded by the coding sequence ATGATGCGACCGAAAGATTTACGCCAGGGCTCTGGCACCAAGACCTTCCTAGATGCCATGCACGGTGGTAAAGTTCACCTAGCACGCTTCATCCTGGACGCCTTGGACGGACGCATCATCAACTCTAAGACAGAAAACAGCCGCACCCCGCTCATGTACGCTGTCTGCCTACAAGATCCTGGGACCAGGGCCAAGTTCacccagctgctgctggaaaaaggGGCTGATGTCAACTTCCAGGATGAGGACGGTCGCACGGCCCTGAGCCTTGCTTGTGAGATGGGTCACCTGGATGTGGTCAAGCTTCTAGTGCAATTCAATGCTGACCCAGACATCTCTGACGCTTGGGGTAACAGCGCTATGATGTATGCTGCCTTTTCTGGGCACAGCCAGGTTCTGGAGTTCCTGGTTCGGGCTTTCAAAAGATTGGGACTGAGGCTGGACAGAACCAATAATGCTGGTCACTCAGCCATCGAGGTGGCCAATTTCTTCGGACACAACCAGTGTGTGCAGATTCTGAACTTTCCTTGCAGAAGGGGTGTTGGCATAGATGATCCACTTGCTGATTCGGGTACCAATGGTGAAGGAGAGTACCGGCTGCCCAACAGGCTCCCCAGGCATGTTCTGGAGAGGTTCTCCAAGCAGTTGAATAGCAATGAAGACCAACTGCCTGGGGTATTTCAGAGACAGCTGAAGATTGGAGACAGCAGCGGGCTGTGGAACCGCTTCAGATGTCCCAGGAGCCAGTCTCAAGAGGACAACCATCGCCCCGACTGGGCTCTGCCTCCTCAGCTAGAGAAAAGCCAGATTGAGGGGGATCACAGCGCTCTCTTCACTACCAAACAACTGCAAAATTGGCAGCTTAGAGACCTAAGAGGGGCTAAAACACTGAACTCTCTTCCTGAGCCAAGCCAGAAAGATGTCAGCCGAGACACTGCACTCCAAGAGCATACACCAGTAAGTTTTCCTCTCTGGGGAAAAGCGAAATCGTTTAACCTGGACCTTCTGAGCAGCAGAAAGCAGTCCTATCAGGGTGATGTGCGTGACATGAGCCTGTCAGCCAGCAAATTAAAGAGAGCCTCGCTACAGGATGAGAGATGCCTGATAGACAAGATGGAATGTCAAGGGAACAACCGGGGCCTGACAAACGATGCTGACAAAACTGTCCCAGTGCCAAAACCTCTTTTAAACAGCAAGAGTCAGCCCACAAGAGCATTTGAGGAGAATGTCAAATCACAGAAAGAAGAGGCTATTGACATGGCTCCATCAAGCAGAAGAGAGCAGCAGAAGAGGGGAAGCTTTGGGCCAACCAGCAGACACAACAAACTGCTTTTTGCCAGAGGGGAGATGGAGTCGGGAAAGATCCCAAGCCATACGCCGGGGTTCATGGGCCTGGGGACCAGACTTCTGCGTCGATTCACCGCTCCAGAGTTCATGAGAATGGTGATAGACTGTTCATCTGGCTCCTCAAATGGTCGAGGGCGGATGTCCCGCTCCGAaaccttccctctctctcacagacaTCAGCAGGTAAACAGCCAGCCGAGCGTTGACAGCATCAGTGGAGTAAAGTGTGAGTTTGAAAGCTGCTCATCTCAGTCTGCCCTCGATTAG